The sequence ACGGGCGCCGCGCCACTGCCAGGTCGACGACCCGACGCTCGGACGGCGGCCCGCTGTCGCGGTTGACGTCTCCCGTGGCGGGCCGCAGCGTGTGTTTATCCGCGACCCACGAAAGGCATGGCCGTCGCCATGATCGTCATGTTCAGGATGTTCGTGTCCAGCGGCAGCACCGCCATCTGGACAATCGCGTTCGCGACATGCGTAACGTCCATGCGTGCCTCGGGTGCCAGGCTTCCATCGGCCTGCGGGACCCCTTGCGTCATCCGTTCCGTGAGCGATGTCGCCGCGTTGCCGATGTCGATCTGGCCGCAGGCGATGTTGTACGCACGACCGTCCAGCGCCAGCGACCTGGTGATCCCGGTGACCGCATGCTTGGTGGCCGTGTACGCGATCGTATCGGGGCGCGGCGCGTGTGCCGAGATCGAGCCGTTGTTGATGATCCTGCCGCCCTGCGGCGTTTGCGCTTTCATCAGGCGCCAGGCGGCCCGCGCACAAAGAAAGACGCCGGTCAGGTTCGTCGCGACGACGGCGTTCCACACATCGAATTCGTATTCGTCGAGCGCAACGGCAGGGGCGTTGCGTCCGGCATTGTTGAACAGCACGTCCAGCCGGCCGAACTGCTGCGCGATCTGCGCAAACGCATGTTCGACCGACACCTCGTCGGTGACGTCGGCGGGAAACACATGCGCGTCGCCGTCGGCGCTACGGATTGCCTCCTGCGTTTCGCGCAACGATGCTTCGTTGCGTCCGAGCAGCGCGACGGTGAATCCCGCTTGGGCGAGCGCGATGGCCGCTGC comes from Burkholderia pyrrocinia and encodes:
- a CDS encoding SDR family oxidoreductase gives rise to the protein MSVSKKFAAVTGAGSGIGRAAAIALAQAGFTVALLGRNEASLRETQEAIRSADGDAHVFPADVTDEVSVEHAFAQIAQQFGRLDVLFNNAGRNAPAVALDEYEFDVWNAVVATNLTGVFLCARAAWRLMKAQTPQGGRIINNGSISAHAPRPDTIAYTATKHAVTGITRSLALDGRAYNIACGQIDIGNAATSLTERMTQGVPQADGSLAPEARMDVTHVANAIVQMAVLPLDTNILNMTIMATAMPFVGRG